Proteins from one Salvelinus sp. IW2-2015 linkage group LG9, ASM291031v2, whole genome shotgun sequence genomic window:
- the ap4s1 gene encoding AP-4 complex subunit sigma-1 isoform X1 produces MIKFLLMVNKQGQTRLSKYYEQVDIEKRPSLETDVVKRCLSRKKEECSFVEYKDFKLVYRQYAALFIVVGISDTENELSIYELVHNFVEVLDKYFSRVSELDIMFNLDKVHIIIDEIIQNGHIVETNKNRILAPLLALDKMAEAH; encoded by the exons ATGATCAAGTTCCTTCTGATGGTTAACAAGCAGGGCCAGACCCGCCTGTCTAAGTATTATGAGCAGGTGGACATTGAGAAGAGGCCTTCTCTGGAGACTGATGTTGTCAAGAGATGCCTGTCACGCAAAAAAGAAGAG TGCTCTTTTGTGGAATACAAGGACTTCAAACTAGTGTATCGACAGTATGCTGCTCTCTTCATAGTTGTTGGTATCAGTGACACTGAG AATGAGCTGTCAATCTATGAGCTGGTACACAACTTTGTTGAGGTTCTTGACAAGTACTTTAGTCGTGTG AGTGAATTGGAT ATCATGTTCAACCTGGATAAAGTGCACATCATCATTGATGAGATTATCCAGAATGGACACATAGTGGAGACCAACAAGAACCGTATCCTGGCACCTCTACTTGCTCTGGACAAGATGGCTGAGGCACATTGA
- the ap4s1 gene encoding AP-4 complex subunit sigma-1 isoform X2 — MIKFLLMVNKQGQTRLSKYYEQVDIEKRPSLETDVVKRCLSRKKEECSFVEYKDFKLVYRQYAALFIVVGISDTENELSIYELVHNFVEVLDKYFSRVKSKLFFSPNRVNWISCSTWIKCTSSLMRLSRMDT; from the exons ATGATCAAGTTCCTTCTGATGGTTAACAAGCAGGGCCAGACCCGCCTGTCTAAGTATTATGAGCAGGTGGACATTGAGAAGAGGCCTTCTCTGGAGACTGATGTTGTCAAGAGATGCCTGTCACGCAAAAAAGAAGAG TGCTCTTTTGTGGAATACAAGGACTTCAAACTAGTGTATCGACAGTATGCTGCTCTCTTCATAGTTGTTGGTATCAGTGACACTGAG AATGAGCTGTCAATCTATGAGCTGGTACACAACTTTGTTGAGGTTCTTGACAAGTACTTTAGTCGTGTG AAAAGTAAATTGTTTTTCTCTCCTAACAGAGTGAATTGGAT ATCATGTTCAACCTGGATAAAGTGCACATCATCATTGATGAGATTATCCAGAATGGACACATAG
- the ap4s1 gene encoding AP-4 complex subunit sigma-1 isoform X3 has product MIKFLLMVNKQGQTRLSKYYEQVDIEKRPSLETDVVKRCLSRKKEECSFVEYKDFKLVYRQYAALFIVVGISDTENELSIYELVHNFVEVLDKYFSRVLRSCSTWIKCTSSLMRLSRMDT; this is encoded by the exons ATGATCAAGTTCCTTCTGATGGTTAACAAGCAGGGCCAGACCCGCCTGTCTAAGTATTATGAGCAGGTGGACATTGAGAAGAGGCCTTCTCTGGAGACTGATGTTGTCAAGAGATGCCTGTCACGCAAAAAAGAAGAG TGCTCTTTTGTGGAATACAAGGACTTCAAACTAGTGTATCGACAGTATGCTGCTCTCTTCATAGTTGTTGGTATCAGTGACACTGAG AATGAGCTGTCAATCTATGAGCTGGTACACAACTTTGTTGAGGTTCTTGACAAGTACTTTAGTCGTGTG CTCAGATCATGTTCAACCTGGATAAAGTGCACATCATCATTGATGAGATTATCCAGAATGGACACATAG